Genomic segment of Anaeromyxobacter sp.:
GTCGCGCAGCTCCAGCGCCTCGTGCTCGCCGGTGGAGGCGCCCGACGGGACGGCGGCGCGACCCACGTCGCCGCTGGCCAGCGCCACCTCGACCTCGACCGTCGGGTTGCCGCGGGAGTCGAGGATCTCCCGGGCCGTCACGTTGATGATCTCGGTCATGCCAATCTCCTGGAAAGGCGGCGCGGACGCCGCGCTGGGTGGGAAGGGAGGCGCGCGCGGATCAGACCGATCGGCCGGTGGCGAGTCAACCGGAATCCGGGCGGGCAGAGGGGTGCGGCGATCCGCGACGTCCGCCACCGCACACCGGGCCGGCGCGGCGGGCCGCGGGCCGCGACCGCTCGACGGTCAGTGGTAGTCGATGATGATGACGCCGCGGTCGCCGCCGGGGGCGTCGTCGTCGGGGCGATCCGGGCGGCGCTCCGGCGGCGACGGCACCGGGACCTGGACGACCGGGCGATCGTCGCGCTCGCGCTGCCGCTCGCGCCGCTTGATCTCCTCGATGACGTAGGCGTCCAGCATCCTGGTCTCTCCGAGCCTCACACCCCACCGAAGGTGCAACAGCCGTTCCCGGTGTCCGCCTTCCTGCGCCGCCGAGCCGGACCGCCTCCCCGGCGCTGCTTCGATCCGTCAGGAACCGCACAAAAGACCGTGAATCCGGCCTCATCGACCCCTGTTACCACCCGACCGGGGGTGGGTCAAGGTGAGCCTGGACCTCCTCGGTCCCAGGGCGCCTGACCGGTCGCCTGGCACCCAGCGGCACACCCGTGTGGCCGCTCCCACCCGCCTACTTCGGCCCGCGCTCCACCCGCGCCTTGAAGGCCTCCAGCGTCTTCGGCAACTGCACGCGGGTCAGCTCGTCGGACACCTTGTCGATGATCGCCTGGGGGATGAGCGGCGGCTTGGAGATCTGGATGTCCACCGTGTACCGGCCGCGCGTGGTGGCCCCCTCTGGCGTGAGCTCCCAGGAGCCGTTGGAGACCTTCATCATGTCGCCCGACACCAGCGACCAGGTGATCCGCAGCGGGCGGGTCTCCACGTGGCGCAGCACGTACTTGACCCGCTTGATGCCGAGGTCGAGCTCGTACTCCACGCTCCGGTCGCCCTGGCCGGGCAGGACCCGGCAGGACTTGATGCCGGGCACGAACTCCGCGTAGCGGGTGTAGTCGACCAGCACGGCGAAGACCTGCTCGGGCGAGCGGTCGAAGACGATCTCCTGGGTCACCGCGGCCATGTGCTGCCTCCTCGGGCGCGCCCGCCGGGGCACGCCGAATCTCCTAGGGCGGCGCCGCGGCCGGCGCCACCTCGCCCGCCGACAGCCGCGCCAGCAGCGGCGCGGGCAGGCGCTGCACCCGCCCCTCCAGGTCCACGCAGGCGTGCACGGTGTGGCCGGTGGCCAGCAGCGTGCCGTCGCGCACCAGGCGGTACTCGAAGCGGGCCGAGGCGCGGCGCACCCCGGCCAGCGAGACCTGCACCTCGAGCAGGTCGTCGTAGCGCGCCGGCACCCGGTAGCTCACCGCGGCCTCGGCCACCGGCAGGCGCAGCCCGAAGGCCTCCTCGAAGTCGCGGTAGCGCAGCCCCTTGGCCCGGATGAACTCGTTCCGCCCGGCCTCGAAGTAGCGCAGGTAGTTGGCGTAGTAGACCACCCCCATCTGGTCCGTGTCGCCGTAGATGACCCGGACCTGGGTGGTGACCATGGCCGCCCCCGCCTAGACCGTCTCGATGCGGATGAACCGGGTGGGCTCCAGCGTCGAGGGGTGCCGGTCGATCTCGCCGATGGCGGCCCTGAGGTCGGCCTCGCGCGCCTGGTGGGTCACGAAGACCAGCGGCACCGGCGCGGCCGGGTCCGACTGCTCGCGCTGCTGCACCGCGGCCACCGAGATGGAGCGGGCCGCCAGGGTGGCGGCGATGCGCGCC
This window contains:
- a CDS encoding SRPBCC family protein, whose product is MAAVTQEIVFDRSPEQVFAVLVDYTRYAEFVPGIKSCRVLPGQGDRSVEYELDLGIKRVKYVLRHVETRPLRITWSLVSGDMMKVSNGSWELTPEGATTRGRYTVDIQISKPPLIPQAIIDKVSDELTRVQLPKTLEAFKARVERGPK
- a CDS encoding acyl-CoA thioesterase, with the translated sequence MVTTQVRVIYGDTDQMGVVYYANYLRYFEAGRNEFIRAKGLRYRDFEEAFGLRLPVAEAAVSYRVPARYDDLLEVQVSLAGVRRASARFEYRLVRDGTLLATGHTVHACVDLEGRVQRLPAPLLARLSAGEVAPAAAPP